GGTATAGATGAAATTGGATTGCAAACGGAAATGTATGAAGAGCCGTCTGTTATTGTTTTTATAAAACCTTTAGCAGCCCCAGGAGAAGTAGCAGAAAAAGAAGGGGTTGTTTTAAAACAAGTTCGAAATACACCAGAGGGTGCGGCTCGTTTGAAGTCTCATCATTATTTAAATAACATTTTAGGAAAACGTGAAATTGGAAATGTTGTGAATAAGGAAGGTATTTTTCTTACTGAAACAGGTTATGTTGCAGAGGGTATTGTTTCGAATCTCTTTTTTGTAAAAGGTGATATTTTATATACACCTTCTCTCGAAACAGGGATTTTAAATGGTATCACTCGTGCATTTATTATAAAAGTTGCTGAAGAGCTAGGTATAAAAGTAAAGGAAGGCTTCTTTACAAAAGATGAATTACTTTCAGCTGATGAAGTCTTCGTAACAAACTCGATTCAAGAAATTGTTCCGCTTAATCGTATAGAGGAACGGGATTTCCCGGGTAAAGTAGGTATGGTTACAAAAAGGTTTATAAATCTTTATGAAATGCAGAGAGAGAAATTGTGGAGCAGAAATGAATTGCGAAGAGGAGATGTGTAGTTTGAAGTGGGATTATGATTTGCGCTGCGGCGAATATACATTGAACTTAAATGAAAAAACATTAATTATGGGGATTTTAAATGTAACACCAGATTCGTTTTCTGATGGTGGGAGTTATAATGAGGTAGATGCTGCAGTGCGCCATGCGAAAGAAATGCGAGATGAAGGTGCTCATATTATTGATATTGGTGGCGAATCTACTCGTCCGGGTTTTGCTAAAGTATCGGTGGAAGAAGAAATAAAACGAGTTGTTCCGATGATTCAGGCTGTTTCAAAAGAGGTAAAATTGCCTATTTCTATCGACACGTATAAAGCTGAAGTTGCAAAACAAGCAATTGAAGCTGGTGCTCATATTATTAATGATATTTGGGGAGCGAAGGCAGAACCAAAAATCGCTGAAGTTGCAGCTCATTACGATGTACCTATTATCTTAATGCACAATCGCGATAACATGAATTATCGCAATTTAATGGCTGATATGATTGCTGACTTATATGACAGTATTAAAATTGCTAAAGATGCTGGTGTGCGAGATGAGAATATCATTTTAGACCCGGGTATCGGTTTTGCTAAAACACCTGAACAAAATTTAGAAGCGATGCGTAATTTAGAACAGTTAAACGTACTAGGTTATCCAGTTCTCTTAGGTACTTCAAGAAAGTCCTTTATTGGGCATGTGCTAGATTTACCGGTAGAAGAACGTCTTGAGGGAACGGGAGCTACCGTTTGTCTTGGTATTGAAAAGGGTTGTGAGTTTGTTCGCGTTCATGATGTGAAGGAAATGTCGCGTATGGCTAAGATGATGGATGCGATGATTGGTAAGGGGGTAAAGTAATTGGATAAAATTTATATTCATGATATGGAGTTTTACGGTTATCATGGTGTATTCCCAGAGGAAAATAAATTGGGCCAGAGATTTAAAGTGGACTTAACGGTGGAATTGGATTTGAAACGAGCGGGAGAAAGTGATGACTTAGAGCATTCTGTTAATTATGGAGAGCTTTTCGAGTTATGTAGAAAAGTTGTTGAAGATAGAACATATAAGCTTGTAGAGAGTATTGCTGAAAATATCGCTACAGATATATTGAAACAATATGAGAGTATTTCAAGATGTACGATAAAGGTAATTAAACCGGATCCGCCGATACCGGGACATTATCGTGCTGTAGCGGTAGAAATTACGAGAGAACGTCCATGAATAATATAGCTTACATTGCATTAGGTTCAAATATTGGAGAACGTTATACGTATTTAACGGAAGCGATTCAGTTTCTAAATAAAAATCCTTATATCAAAGTTGAAGATGTTTCATCTGTATATGAAACGGAACCAGTTGGCTATACTGACCAAAGTTGCTTTTTAAATTTAGTTATAAAAATTTCTACCAATTTATCACCGCAAGAATTATTGAAAGTAACGCAAAAAGTAGAAAATGACCTAGGAAGAAAAAGGGAAATTAGGTGGGGCCCTAGGACTATCGACCTTGACATTTTACTATATAATCAAGAAAATATTGAAGCAGAGAATCTTATTGTTCCGCATCCGCGGATGTTCGAAAGAGCTTTTGTTATCGTTCCGTTGTTAGAGATTAATCAAGATATAAAACAAAACATTTCACGTTCACAAGTAGAAGAAATGAAAAGGCGAGAGGGAGTAACGGTATGGAAGCAGAAAAATGGGGAAGACGCATTCGTGCTTTTCGAAAACTAAAAGGTTATACGCAAGAAGGTTTTGCAAAAGAATTAGGGGTATCTGTATCTGTTTTAGGTGAAGTTGAGAGAGGGAATCGATCGCCTTCCCAAGATTTTGTAGTGGAAGTTGCTAAAGCATTAAAAGTCTCGATAGATGAGCTAATGCCAAAGTAACTATGAAGGAAGGAGTAAATCGAGTGTTAAAAATCGCAAATATTGAGATGAAAAATCCGGTTGTATTAGCACCGATGGCGGGAGTGTGTAACTCTGCATTCCGTTTGACAGTAAAAGAATTCGGTGCAGGACTAGTTTGTGCCGAAATGGTAAGTGATAAAGCGATACTATTGAATAATAAAAGAACATTAGATATGTTATATATCGATGAGAGAGAAAAGCCATTAAGTTTACAAATTTTTGGTGGAGAGAAAGAAACCCTTGTAGATGCTGCGAAATACGTAGATCAATATACGACAGCAGACATCATTGATATTAATATGGGCTGTCCAGTACCGAAAATCGTTAAGTGTGATGCAGGAGCAAAGTGGCTTTTAGACCCAAATAAAATATATGAAATGGTAGCGGCAGTTGTAGATGCTGTAGAAAAACCAGTTACAGTTAAAATGCGTATTGGTTGGGATGAGGATCATATTTTCGCAATCGAGAATGCGAAAGCTGTTGAGCGTGCTGGTGGACAAGTGGTAGCAGTTCATGGACGTACAAGAGTACAAATGTATGAAGGAAAAGCGGATTGGGATATTATTAAACAAGTAAAGCAAGCTGTAAATATCCCGGTTATCGGAAATGGTGATGTCGCAACGCCACAAGATGCAAAGCGTATGCTTGATGAAATTGGTGTAGATGGTGTTATGATTGGCCGCGCTGCCCTTGGAGATCCTTGGATGATTTATCGTACGGTAAAGTATTTAGAGACAGGTGAATTAATGCCGGAACCGACAGTACGTGAGAAAATTGACGTATGTATGTTGCATCTAGATCGTCTAATCGATTTAAAGAACGAAAGTGTCGCTGTAAGAGAGATGAGAAAGCATGCAGCTTGGTATTTAAAAGGTATTCGTGGTAATGCAAATGTACGTAATGGTATAAATGCTTGTAATACGCGTGAAGACCTTGCAAATGTATTAGGTGTATTTGTAGAAGAAGTGGAAGCGAAACAACAAACAATTCACGTTGGTTAATAATAGGGAGGGAAGATTGACATTCTTCTATACACTTCCTATAATTACGTGAAAGAAAGAAGAACTGCCAGTTAGTTGCTGGCAGTTTTTCTAGTTGAGTAGAAAATGCTATACTGTATATATTGTAAAAATTAATAGAGCTGGAGTGATATCAATACCATGGATAACATGAACCACGAAGAATTAAACGACCAATTGCTTGTTCGTCGTGAAAAGCTACATAACTTACGTGAGCAAGGAATCGATCCTTTCGGTAAACGATTTGAACGTACAAATGCAACAAATGACTTATTAAGCCTATATGGAGAGTTCTCTAAAGAAGAATTAGAAGAGAAAGAAATCTCTGTTTCTATCGCTGGTCGTATTATGACAAAGCGTGGTAAAGGAAAAGCTGGATTTGCACATATTCAAGATTTACATGGACAAGTTCAAATTTATGTTCGTAAAGATGCTGTTGGAGATGAAGAATACGAATTATTTAAAACAGCAGATTTAGGTGACTTAGTAGGTATTGAAGGTAAAGTTTTTAAAACGAACGTTGGAGAACTTTCAGTGAAAGCAACAGGCTTTACACTATTAACGAAATCTCTTCGTCCATTACCGGATAAATATCATGGGTTAAAAGATGTTGAACAACGCTACCGTCAACGTTACTTAGACTTAATTACAAGTATGGAAAGTCGTGAAACATTCGTCACTCGCAGTAAGATCATTCGCGAAATGAGAAGATACTTAGATGACAACGGTTATCTTGAAGTGGAAACACCTATGATGCATGCAATTGCAGGTGGAGCTTCTGCTCGTCCTTTCATCACGCATCATAATGCGTTAGATATGGAATTATATATGCGTATCGCAATTGAACTTCATTTAAAACGCCTTATTGTGGGTGGATTAGAAAAAGTTTATGAAATCGGCCGTGTATTCCGTAATGAGGGTGTATCAACTCGTCATAATCCTGAATTTACGATGATTGAATTATATGAAGCGTATGCTGATTATAAAGATATTATGAAACTAACAGAAAATATGGTTGCTCATATCGCGAAGCAAGTACTAGGTACAACAACAATCCAATATGGTGATTATGAAATTAATCTAGAACCAGAATGGACACGCCTTCATATGGTAGATGCAATTAAAGAACATTCTGGAGCAGATTTCTGGAATCCGATGAGTGTAGAAGAAGCGCGTGAACTTGCAAAAGAACATAATGTAGAAATTAAGGATACAATGGAAGTTGGTCATATTATTAATGAATTCTTCGAGCAAAAAGTAGAAGATAAATTAATCCAACCAACATTTATTTACGGTCATCCGGTAGAAATTTCGCCACTTGCGAAAAAGAATGATGAAGATCCACGATTCACAGATCGTTTCGAATTGTTTATCGTTGCACGTGAACATGCAAATGCGTTCACTGAGCTAAATGATCCAATCGATCAGAAAGAACGTTTTGAAGCGCAATTAAAAGAACGCGAACAAGGTAATGACGAAGCTCACATGATGGATGATGATTATATCGAAGCTCTTGAGTATGGTATGCCTCCTACAGGTGGACTAGGAATTGGTATTGATCGCCTTGTTATGTTATTAACGAATGCACCATCTATTCGTGATGTATTATTATTCCCTGCTATGCGTCATAAACAAGACTAAGCTTTGGAGATTTCTCCAAAGCTTTTTTTATTTGGGTGTGAACAGCTTGGAGATAGTAAATCTTGATAGTGCGAAAAATTATATTTATATAGAAGAAAAGTGCTATTTTTATACTTTTTTACTAAGTTAAAAATTTTATTAGAAAAACTATTGCATTTTAATAATCAAACTGGTATATTTATATTCGTTGCCACGAAAGGTAACAAACAAAACAAACGAAAAACAACTTATTGAAAAAAGTTGTTGACGAAAATATAACGAAATGTTATATTAATAAAGTCGCTTCTGAGTGATGAAGAAGTTCTTTGAAAACTGAACGAAACAAACAACGTGAAACGTCAATTTTTATTTTATGATGCTAGACAAACTAACTTTATTGGAGAGTTTGATCCTGGCTCAGGATGAACGCTGGCGGCGTGCCTAATACATGCAAGTCGAGCGAATGGATTAAGAGCTTGCTCTTATGAAGTTAGCGGCGGACGGGTGAGTAACACGTGGGTAACCTGCCCATAAGACTGGGATAACTCCGGGAAACCGGGGCTAATACCGGATAACATTTTGAACCGCATGGTTCGAAATTGAAAGGTGGCTTCGGCTGCCACTTATGGATGGACCCGCGTCGCATTAGCTAGTTGGTGAGGTAACGGCTCACCAAGGCAATGATGCGTAGCCGACCTGAGAGGGTGATCGGCCACACTGGGACTGAGACACGGCCCAGACTCCTACGGGAGGCAGCAGTAGGGAATCTTCCGCAATGGACGAAAGTCTGACGGAGCAACGCCGCGTGAGTGATGAAGGCTTTCGGGTCGTAAAACTCTGTTGTTAGGGAAGAACAAGTGCTAGTTGAATAAGCTGGCACCTTGACGGTACCTAACCAGAAAGCCACGGCTAACTACGTGCCAGCAGCCGCGGTAATACGTAGGTGGCAAGCGTTATCCGGAATTATTGGGCGTAAAGCGCGCGCAGGTGGTTTCTTAGGTCTGATGTGAAAGCCCACGGCTCAACCGTGGAGGGTCATTGGAAACTGGGAGACTTGAGTGCAGAAGAGGAAAGTGGAATTCCATGTGTAGCGGTGAAATGCGTAGAGATATGGAGGAACACCAGTGGCGAAGGCGACTTTCTGGTCTGTAACTGACACTGAGGCGCGAAAGCGTGGGGAGCAAACAGGATTAGATACCCTGGTAGTCCACGCCGTAAACGATGAGTGCTAAGTGTTAGAGGGTTTCCGCCCTTTAGTGCTGAAGTTAACGCATTAAGCACTCCGCCTGGGGAGTACGGCCGCAAGGCTGAAACTCAAAGGAATTGACGGGGGCCCGCACAAGCGGTGGAGCATGTGGTTTAATTCGAAGCAACGCGAAGAACCTTACCAGGTCTTGACATCCTCTGACAACCCTAGAGATAGGGCTTCTCCTTCGGGAGCAGAGTGACAGGTGGTGCATGGTTGTCGTCAGCTCGTGTCGTGAGATGTTGGGTTAAGTCCCGCAACGAGCGCAACCCTTGATCTTAGTTACCATCATTAAGTTGGGCACTCTAAGGTGACTGCCGGTGACAAACCGGAGGAAGGTGGGGATGACGTCAAATCATCATGCCCCTTATGACCTGGGCTACACACGTGCTACAATGGACGGTACAAAGAGCTGCAAGACCGCGAGGTGGAGCTAATCTCATAAAACCGTTCTCAGTTCGGATTGTAGGCTGCAACTCGCCTACATGAAGCTGGAATCGCTAGTAATCGCGGATCAGCATGCCGCGGTGAATACGTTCCCGGGCCTTGTACACACCGCCCGTCACACCACGAGAGTTTGTAACACCCGAAGTCGGTGGGGTAACCTTTTTGGAGCCAGCCGCCTAAGGTGGGACAGATGATAGGGGTGAAGTCGTAACAAGGTAGCCGTATCGGAAGGTGCGGCTGGATCACCTCCTTTCTATGGAGAATTGATGAACGCTGTTCATCAATATAAGTTTCCGTGTTTCGTTTTGTTCAGTTTTGAGAGAACTATCTCTCATATATAAATGTATGTTCTTTGAAAACTAGATAACAGTGTAGCTCATATTTTTTAATTTTTAGTTTGGTTAAGTTAGAAAGGGCGCACGGTGGATGCCTTGACACTAGGAGTCGATGAAGGACGGGACTAACGCCGATATGCTTCGGGGAGCTGTAAGTAAGCTTTGATCCGAAGATTTCCGAATGGGGAAACCCACCATACGTAATGGTATGGTATCCTTATCTGAATACATAGGATAAGGAAGACAGACCCAGGGAACTGAAACATCTAAGTACCTGGAGGAAGAGAAAGCAAATGCGATTTCCTGAGTAGCGGCGAGCGAAACGGAACATAGCCCAAACCAAGAGGCTTGCCTCTTGGGGTTGTAGGACATTCTATACGGAGTTACAAAGGAACGAGGTAGACGAAGCGACCTGGAAAGGTCCGTCGTAGAGGTAACAACCCCGTAGTCGAAACTTCGTTCTCTCTTGAATGTATCCTGAGTACGGCGGAACACGTGAAATTCCGTCGGAATCTGGGAGGACCATCTCCCAAGGCTAAATACTCCCTAGTGATCGATAGTGAACCAGTACCGTGAGGGGAAAGGTGAAAAGCACCCCGGAAGGGGAGTGAAAGAGATCCTGAAACCGTGTGCCTACAAATAGTCAGAGCCCGTTAACGGGTGATGGCGTGCCTTTTGTAGAATGAACCGGCGAGTTACGATCCCGTGCGAGGTTAAGCTGAAGAGGCGGAGCCGCAGCGAAAGCGAGTCTGAATAGGGCGTTTAGTACGTGGTCGTAGACCCGAAACCAGGTGATCTACCCATGTCCAGGGTGAAGTTCAGGTAACACTGAATGGAGGCCCGAACCCACGCACGTTGAAAAGTGCGGGGATGAGGTGTGGGTAGCGGAGAAATTCCAATCGAACCTGGAGATAGCTGGTTCTCCCCGAAATAGCTTTAGGGCTAGCCTTAAGTGTAAGAGTCTTGGAGGTAGAGCACTGATTGGACTAGGGGTCCTCATCGGATTACCGAGTTCAGTCAAACTCCGAATGCCAATGACTTATCCTTAGGAGTCAGACTGCGAGTGATAAGATCCGTAGTCAAAAGGGAAACAGCCCAGACCGCCAGCTAAGGTCCCAAAGTGTGTATTAAGTGGAAAAGGATGTGGAGTTGCTTAGACAACTAGGATGTTGGCTTAGAAGCAGCCACCATTTAAAGAGTGCGTAATAGCTCACTAGTCGAGTGACTCTGCGCCGAAAATGTACCGGGGCTAAATACACCACCGAAGCTGCGGATTGATACCAATGGTATCAGTGGTAGGGGAGCGTTCTAAGGACAGTGAAGTCAGACCGGAAGGACTGGTGGAGTGCTTAGAAGTGAGAATGCCGGTATGAGTAGCGAAAGACGGGTGAGAATCCCGTCCACCGAATGCCTAAGGTTTCCTGAGGAAGGCTCGTCCGCTCAGGGTTAGTCAGGACCTAAGCCGAGGCCGACAGGCGTAGGGGATGGACAACGGGTTGATATTCCTGTACCACCTCTTTATCGTTTGAGCAATGGAGGGACGCAGAAGGATAGAAGAAGCGTGCGATTGGTTGTGCACGTCCAAGCAGTTAGGCTGATAAGTAGGCAAATCCGCTTATCGTGAAGGCTGAGCTGTGATGGGGAAGCTCCTTATGGAGCGAAGTCTTTGATTCCCCGCTGCCAAGAAAAGCTTCTAGCGAGATAAAAGGTGCCTGTACCGCAAACCGACACAGGTAGGCGAGGAGAGAATCCTAAGGTGTGCGAGAGAACTCTGGTTAAGGAACTCGGCAAAATGACCCCGTAACTTCGGGAGAAGGGGTGCTTTCTTAACGGAAAGCCGCAGTGAATAGGCCCAAGCGACTGTTTAGCAAAAACACAGCTCTCTGCGAAGCCGTAAGGCGAAGTATAGGGGGTGACACCTGCCCGGTGCTGGAAGGTTAAGGAGAGGGGTTAGCGTAAGCGAAGCTCTGAACTGAAGCCCCAGTAAACGGCGGCCGTAACTATAACGGTCCTAAGGTAGCGAAATTCCTTGTCGGGTAAGTTCCGACCCGCACGAAAGGTGTAACGATTTGGGCACTGTCTCAACCAGAGACTCGGTGAAATTATAGTACCTGTGAAGATGCAGGTTACCCGCGACAGGACGGAAAGACCCCGTGGAGCTTTACTGTAGCCTGATATTGAATTTTGGTACAGTTTGTACAGGATAGGCGGGAGCCTTTGAAACCGGAGCGCTAGCTTCGGTGGAGGCGCTGGTGGGATACCGCCCTGACTGTATTGAAATTCTAACCTACGGGTCTTATCGACCCGGGAGACAGTGTCAGGTGGGCAGTTTGACTGGGGCGGTCGCCTCCTAAAGTGTAACGGAGGCGCCCAAAGGTTCCCTCAGAATGGTTGGAAATCATTCGTAGAGTGCAAAGGCATAAGGGAGCTTGACTGCGAGACCTACAAGTCGAGCAGGGACGAAAGTCGGGCTTAGTGATCCGGTGGTTCCGCATGGAAGGGCCATCGCTCAACGGATAAAAGCTACCCCGGGGATAACAGGCTTATCTCCCCCAAGAGTCCACATCGACGGGGAGGTTTGGCACCTCGATGTCGGCTCATCGCATCCTGGGGCTGTAGTCGGTCCCAAGGGTTGGGCTGTTCGCCCATTAAAGCGGTACGCGAGCTGGGTTCAGAACGTCGTGAGACAGTTCGGTCCCTATCCGTCGTGGGCGTAGGAAATTTGAGAGGAGCTGTCCTTAGTACGAGAGGACCGGGATGGACGCACCGCTGGTGTACCAGTTGTTCTGCCAAGGGCATAGCTGGGTAGCTATGTGCGGAAGGGATAAGTGCTGAAAGCATCTAAGCATGAAGCCCCCCTCAAGATGAGATTTCCCATAGCGTAAGCTAGTAAGATCCCTGAAAGATGATCAGGTTGATAGGTTCGAGGTGGAAGCATGGTGACATGTGGAGCTGACGAATACTAATAGATCGAGGACTTAACCATATAATATGAAGCAAATGTTATCTAGTTTTGAAGGAATATGCCTTCATAGTTTGGTGATGATGGCAGAGAGGTCACACCCGTTCCCATACCGAACACGGAAGTTAAGCTCTCTAGCGCCGATGGTAGTTGGGACCTTGTCCCTGTGAGAGTAGGACGTCGCCAAGCAACTAAACACGAGTCAAATGACTCGTGTTTTTTCGTGTTTTCTTTTATAATCCATAGTAATAAAAAATGTATTTAAATAATTATTATTTTGATTAAATATAGGGGAATGTGGCTAGGATAGTAAATAAGCAAAAGAGTTGCAAATTTTATTAATACGTATATAATTAAAGTCAAAGATAGTCAAAGTCAATAAAGGTGGCGGATAAATGAGAAATATATCTGATATCATTGAGCAATATCTAAAGCAAGTTATTGACTTAAGTAATAATAATGTGATTGAAATCAAAAGAAATGAGATTGCGGATCGATTCGAGTGCGTACCATCTCAAATCAATTATGTAATCAATACCCGTTTTACGTTAGAAAGAGGATTTGTAGTAGAAAGTAAACGTGGTGGAGGAGGTTACATTCGCATTATAAAAGTCAAACTGCATGATGATATAGACATTATTGATCAAATGCTTCATATGATTGATCATAGCGTTGCGCAAGGGAATGCAGAAAGTATGATTATACGTTTAATAGAAGAGGGAATCATAACAAATCGTGAAGTTAAACTTATGCTAAGCGTACTAGATCGTTCTGTATTATCAATGGATGTTCCTTCTCGAGATGAACTTAGGGCTCGAATATTATGCGCAATGTTAAGAACACTGAAATATAAATAAATACAGCTTTTGTAAAAGGATAATAACTAAGAGATAAGATAGCTAAATATTGTAGAGGTTTTGAAAAAAGAACACGCACTTTTATGTAAACGAATAAAGGAAAGTGAACAATCTAGTAATGTATGAAAAGTACTATGAGATAGATCGTTCCTGTTGTAAAGGTGGGGATAGTGATGACTTGTCAAAACTGTAATATAAGACCAGCAACTTTACATTATACAAAAGTAATCAACGAGAAGAAGGCGGAAGTTCATCTTTGTGAGCAATGTGCAGAACAAAGTGGCTATACGTCTTTCTTTCAATCATCGCAGTCTAACTTTTCATTCCATGATTTATTTGCTGGGTTATTGCACGGTGAATCAACAATGTTTGAAGAAGGAAAAAATGGGTTTTCGAATACGAGTATATTAAGATGCCCAGATTGTAAGATGACATATGAACAATTTACAAAGGTTGGGCGCTTTGGATGTGCTTCTTGTTACGATACATTTAAGGAACATTTAAAGCCATTATTAAAACGTCTTCACGGTGGGCATACAGATCATTGTGGAAAAATTCCGGAGCGTATAGAAGGAAATATTCACTTAAAGAAAGAATTAGATGAACTAAAACTCATTCTGAAACAATACGTACAGAAAGAGGAATTTGAGAAAGCTGCTGAAGTAAGGGATAAAATTAGAAATCTTGAAAATCAGCTTAGTGAGTATAGAGAGGGGGAATAGTTCTATGTCACTGGACAAAATTATGAATGAAGCGATTAGTCCATGGATGA
This genomic window from Bacillus anthracis str. Vollum contains:
- a CDS encoding UvrB/UvrC motif-containing protein, whose translation is MTCQNCNIRPATLHYTKVINEKKAEVHLCEQCAEQSGYTSFFQSSQSNFSFHDLFAGLLHGESTMFEEGKNGFSNTSILRCPDCKMTYEQFTKVGRFGCASCYDTFKEHLKPLLKRLHGGHTDHCGKIPERIEGNIHLKKELDELKLILKQYVQKEEFEKAAEVRDKIRNLENQLSEYREGE
- the dusB gene encoding tRNA dihydrouridine synthase DusB, yielding MLKIANIEMKNPVVLAPMAGVCNSAFRLTVKEFGAGLVCAEMVSDKAILLNNKRTLDMLYIDEREKPLSLQIFGGEKETLVDAAKYVDQYTTADIIDINMGCPVPKIVKCDAGAKWLLDPNKIYEMVAAVVDAVEKPVTVKMRIGWDEDHIFAIENAKAVERAGGQVVAVHGRTRVQMYEGKADWDIIKQVKQAVNIPVIGNGDVATPQDAKRMLDEIGVDGVMIGRAALGDPWMIYRTVKYLETGELMPEPTVREKIDVCMLHLDRLIDLKNESVAVREMRKHAAWYLKGIRGNANVRNGINACNTREDLANVLGVFVEEVEAKQQTIHVG
- the pabC gene encoding aminodeoxychorismate lyase — encoded protein: MLIYVNGQYVKSSEARISPYDHGYLYGLGVFETFRIYNGHPFLLDDHYDRLIDALDTLQIKWTMTKDEVLLILKNLLIKNKLENAYVRFNVSAGIDEIGLQTEMYEEPSVIVFIKPLAAPGEVAEKEGVVLKQVRNTPEGAARLKSHHYLNNILGKREIGNVVNKEGIFLTETGYVAEGIVSNLFFVKGDILYTPSLETGILNGITRAFIIKVAEELGIKVKEGFFTKDELLSADEVFVTNSIQEIVPLNRIEERDFPGKVGMVTKRFINLYEMQREKLWSRNELRRGDV
- the folP gene encoding dihydropteroate synthase, which codes for MNCEEEMCSLKWDYDLRCGEYTLNLNEKTLIMGILNVTPDSFSDGGSYNEVDAAVRHAKEMRDEGAHIIDIGGESTRPGFAKVSVEEEIKRVVPMIQAVSKEVKLPISIDTYKAEVAKQAIEAGAHIINDIWGAKAEPKIAEVAAHYDVPIILMHNRDNMNYRNLMADMIADLYDSIKIAKDAGVRDENIILDPGIGFAKTPEQNLEAMRNLEQLNVLGYPVLLGTSRKSFIGHVLDLPVEERLEGTGATVCLGIEKGCEFVRVHDVKEMSRMAKMMDAMIGKGVK
- the folB gene encoding dihydroneopterin aldolase; translation: MDKIYIHDMEFYGYHGVFPEENKLGQRFKVDLTVELDLKRAGESDDLEHSVNYGELFELCRKVVEDRTYKLVESIAENIATDILKQYESISRCTIKVIKPDPPIPGHYRAVAVEITRERP
- a CDS encoding helix-turn-helix domain-containing protein gives rise to the protein MEAEKWGRRIRAFRKLKGYTQEGFAKELGVSVSVLGEVERGNRSPSQDFVVEVAKALKVSIDELMPK
- the ctsR gene encoding transcriptional regulator CtsR is translated as MRNISDIIEQYLKQVIDLSNNNVIEIKRNEIADRFECVPSQINYVINTRFTLERGFVVESKRGGGGYIRIIKVKLHDDIDIIDQMLHMIDHSVAQGNAESMIIRLIEEGIITNREVKLMLSVLDRSVLSMDVPSRDELRARILCAMLRTLKYK
- the lysS gene encoding lysine--tRNA ligase, whose product is MDNMNHEELNDQLLVRREKLHNLREQGIDPFGKRFERTNATNDLLSLYGEFSKEELEEKEISVSIAGRIMTKRGKGKAGFAHIQDLHGQVQIYVRKDAVGDEEYELFKTADLGDLVGIEGKVFKTNVGELSVKATGFTLLTKSLRPLPDKYHGLKDVEQRYRQRYLDLITSMESRETFVTRSKIIREMRRYLDDNGYLEVETPMMHAIAGGASARPFITHHNALDMELYMRIAIELHLKRLIVGGLEKVYEIGRVFRNEGVSTRHNPEFTMIELYEAYADYKDIMKLTENMVAHIAKQVLGTTTIQYGDYEINLEPEWTRLHMVDAIKEHSGADFWNPMSVEEARELAKEHNVEIKDTMEVGHIINEFFEQKVEDKLIQPTFIYGHPVEISPLAKKNDEDPRFTDRFELFIVAREHANAFTELNDPIDQKERFEAQLKEREQGNDEAHMMDDDYIEALEYGMPPTGGLGIGIDRLVMLLTNAPSIRDVLLFPAMRHKQD
- the folK gene encoding 2-amino-4-hydroxy-6-hydroxymethyldihydropteridine diphosphokinase; protein product: MNNIAYIALGSNIGERYTYLTEAIQFLNKNPYIKVEDVSSVYETEPVGYTDQSCFLNLVIKISTNLSPQELLKVTQKVENDLGRKREIRWGPRTIDLDILLYNQENIEAENLIVPHPRMFERAFVIVPLLEINQDIKQNISRSQVEEMKRREGVTVWKQKNGEDAFVLFEN